GCTCCGTCCTGTTGCAAGAAAAACGGGAGGTTATCAAGTATGTTGAGAAAAGTGCTGTCCAAAGTAGAAGAAGGTCGTTTTGCCCGCGCCCTGGTGGGCCTGCAGCAAGGCTGGCAGTTTGAAGTCAGGCACCGGGTGTTCGTCCAGCGTGGGGTTGAAGTCTCCGGCTACGTCAAATATGCAGGCAAGAAGTACGGCGTCACCCTCCAGCCCAATGGCTGCTTTTGCAGCTGCGAGGATGCCCTGGTGAGAAAGGTGCTGTGTAAGCACATCGCCTTCGTAGCGATGGCCGAGCTGGCCTACTACGCCGCCGAGCGCAGCGCCCACCGCCAGCCGGAGGAGGTACGGCCCACCTAGCAAGGTGGGCTTTGCCCCCCTGCGGGGGCTGCTCTTGCTGCTCCCGCTGCTGGGGGAGCGGCTGCGGAAGGGCAGTTTGGACGTTGCTATTCCTGGGGGGGCAGTTGCCCCCAGGGTACAGAGCGGAAGGAAGCAGTAGCTTCCTTCTGGCCTGTGATGGACCCGAGGAATTGGATTAGGACCTGTGCCAAAACATCCGTGTACGGAAATGTCCGAAAAAATTGCAAAGATACTATTGGAAAACATGGATAATATATGGTATCATAAATCGAGTGGACGGAGATGGACGGAATTTGGAGGTGATAAAGAGTGAAGGCTACGCTGGTGGCAAAATTGATCGAAGCACATTGTTCGGGTCAGGAGGCCAAATTTGAACAGGCTTTGATGGAATTAGCTAACGATGAGGAAAAGAAGGGGAATGTTTCGGTTGCCCAGTCAATCAGAAATGCCTACCGGCCGAGCAAAAACAGTCAAACTGTTGGTGGTACCCAGGATCATACCATAGCACCCTCTGGGTTAAAAAGCTCAGGGTTTACCATTCAAGGGGGGCAGTTTAATAGTGTCCCCAGGGACAGAGAAAGTTTGTTTGAACTCTATGATCTGGTGAATCCAGCTGTTCGTTTAGAGGATATCATCCTACCGGAAAAGCAAAAAGAGATTTTGACCCAAATTCTTGGCGAACAGAAAAATGCCGAGGTTTTGCTAAGGAAGGGACTCACCCCGGTTAATAGAGTTCTTTTATGCGGCCCACCGGGTTGTGGAAAAACCATGACAGCAATGGCGATGGCACAGGCGTTAGGGATTTCAATGGCCTATGTCCGTTTGGATGGTCTTGTATCTTCCTATCTGGGCCAGACCAGCACCAATCTTAGGAAGGTTTTTGATTCGGTAAAAAACCAACGTGTGGTGTTGTTCTTGGATGAATTTGATGCCATTGCTAAAAAGCGTGACGACGCCCATGAGTTAGGCGAACTAAAAAGGGTGGTGACCACCCTGCTGCAAAACTTTGATAATATGCCCAACAATGTTTTTCTAATAGCGGCTACCAACCATCATCATTTGCTGGACCCAGCCATCTGGAGGCGTTTCAATGTGGTGATTATGTTGGAACTGCCGGACTTGCTTCAACGTAAACGG
This genomic interval from Desulforamulus reducens MI-1 contains the following:
- a CDS encoding SWIM zinc finger family protein, whose amino-acid sequence is MLRKVLSKVEEGRFARALVGLQQGWQFEVRHRVFVQRGVEVSGYVKYAGKKYGVTLQPNGCFCSCEDALVRKVLCKHIAFVAMAELAYYAAERSAHRQPEEVRPT
- a CDS encoding AAA family ATPase, producing MKATLVAKLIEAHCSGQEAKFEQALMELANDEEKKGNVSVAQSIRNAYRPSKNSQTVGGTQDHTIAPSGLKSSGFTIQGGQFNSVPRDRESLFELYDLVNPAVRLEDIILPEKQKEILTQILGEQKNAEVLLRKGLTPVNRVLLCGPPGCGKTMTAMAMAQALGISMAYVRLDGLVSSYLGQTSTNLRKVFDSVKNQRVVLFLDEFDAIAKKRDDAHELGELKRVVTTLLQNFDNMPNNVFLIAATNHHHLLDPAIWRRFNVVIMLELPDLLQRKRLFTKWLSDYPVAKQFDYALVSKVAEGLNGSQIQEIVRATAKYVLVNYPGEVIETEHLLDTLIRQVTLYSKENNEEFWSYIRQLNKKGVSLRVLERALGVPKSTIRDRIKEGDLDG